Genomic segment of Pelmatolapia mariae isolate MD_Pm_ZW linkage group LG6, Pm_UMD_F_2, whole genome shotgun sequence:
aggattttgaattaaGCGAATGCCTGAACCACCACAACTAGCTGCTTTTCATGTGGAGAAGTATCCAATaaccagccaccctttggagaaagctcatttctgtAGCTTGTGTCTACAGTCGTTGTCTTTCAGTTGCTGCCCAGAGTTCTTGACTATGGGAGAGGCTGAAGACTATGAGATGTTCCCAAAGCACCCCCCACCCTCTGAGGGATGTCGCTGTATGTCTTCTCCAATTCCACAATTGTAGACTAGATGGGCAAATTCCCACACACACTTGAACTGAGGATGATATCTGCATTGTTCCTTGTGTGTCTGAGGTTAAACTATAAACGCACAAACTGTGCTTTCCAGTACGCTAGCCTCCCAAGGAGGCTAAGGAGTGTGATCCCTCTGTAGTTGCAGGACACTGTCCgatcccccttcttaaagattgGCAGACTGGGATGGTTCCTTCTATCCAGAGGCACCACCCCACATCTCCACTGAAAGTATCATAGTGTGTCAACCATGACACCCCTACAACATCCAGGCCCTTCAGGAACTTAGGGCGATCCTCATCCAGCCCAGGAGCCTGGCCTCCAAAGAGTTGTTTCACTACGCCGGTGACCTCACCCTCAGAGATGGTCGAGTAATTCCCAGCCTCTGCCTCACAGAGGATCAATCAGTGGCATTAGGGAGGTCCTCAAAGTATGTCTtcgaccacctgttgaagggttagggttaggaccCCAAGGACCCCACCTTGTGAGTAGACCACAGCTTTCCCCTCCGGAGTCACCTGATGGTTTGCCTGAATTACTATGAGGCAGACTGAAAATCTTTTCCATGGCCTGAatggatttaacagggaaccaatgaagagaagccaacatgggagagcctggttctgcctctgcctgttaaaagggagtttttccttcccactgtcgccaagtgcttgctgatAGGGGGTCACCTGGTCAtttggcttttctctgtatcattGTAGGCTCTTTACAGTATacagcaccttgaggcgactgctgttgctatataaataaaagtgaatttaaAATTGAAGTGAATATCTGCAGGTCACTGCTTGAACTTATGGTTGTTGTCACACTTTCATATTTCTAAACAACCCACGATTAACAATTATTTAATTACAATATTAACTTTGACTTCTGttctcagagtgcagacatgTCTGCTGCCACCAATCTGCTGTCTGACGATGAGCTTCTGTGCCCCATCTGTCCAAATATGTTCACTGATCCGGTCACCACACCTTGTGGACACAACTTCTGCAAAAAGTGCATCACTCAGCACTGGGACATTAATTTTCCATGTCAGTGTACAGTATGTAAAAAGGCGTTTCCCAATAGACCTCAGCTGAGGCTCAACCCTTTGCTGTCTGAGAAGGTTGCTCAGAGACGTGAAGCTCAGCAGAGAGCAGGAGTTCCCTGTGACGTCTGCACTGGAACCAGACTGAAGGCCCTGAAGTCCTGCCTGGTGTGTCTGACCTCCTACTGTCAGACTCACCTGGAGCCTCATCTGACAGCTACAAGTctgaaaagacatcagctgattgAGCCTGTGGAGAACCTGGAAAGCAGGATGTGTAGGAAGCACGATAAACATCTGGAGCTGTTCTGTAAGACCGACCAGACATGTGTCTGCatgctctgctctgttttagATCACAAGGCTCATGAGTTTGTTCCTCTGAGAGAAGAATATGAAGGAAAGaaggcagagctggagaagacAGAGGCTGAGATTCAGCAGATGATCCAGAAGAGACGACTGAAGATTCAGGCGATCAAAGAGTCGGTGAAGATGAGTAAAgatgctgcagacagacagaaagcagaaggtgTTCAGGTCCTCACGGCTCTGATGGAGTCTGTTGAGAGACGCCTGAAGGAGCTCATAAAGGAGAtcgaagacaaacaggaaactacagagaaacaggctgaaggtctcatcaaagatctggaacaggaaatctctgagctgatggagagaagctctgaggtggagcagctctcacactctgaagaccacctccacctcctccaaagcTTCTCCTCCCTGAAAGCTGCTCCACCCACCAAGGACTGGACAGAGGTCAGAGTCCGTCCATCATCATATGAGGGGACAGTGGGGAGAGCAGTGGAGACACTCAGGAAagacatgaagaagaagctgtttgaGGCTGCAGAGCTGAAGAGGGTCCAGCAGTATGCAGTGGACGTGACTCTGGATCCTGATACAGCAAATCCTGACCTCATCCTGTCTGACGATGGAAAACAAGTGAATCATGGTGATGTGAGGAAGAATCTTCCAGACAACCCAGAGAGAttttctcagtgtgtttgtgttttaggaGAGCAGAGTTTCTCTTCAGGCAGATTTTACTTTGAGGTTCAGGTTAAAGGAAAGACTGACTGGGATTTAGGAGTGGCCACAGAGTCGATCAACAGGAAGGGAAAAATCAGACTGAGTCCTGGGGACGGTCTCTGGACTGCATGTCTGAGAAATGGAAGTGAGTACGCAGCTCTTGATGCCCCTCCAGTCCGTCTCTGTCTCCGGTCTGGTCCTGAGAAGGTGGGGGTGTTTGTGGACTATGAGGAGGGTCTGGTCTCCTTCTATGACGTAgatgctgcagctctgatctaCTCGTTCACTGGCTGCTCCTTCACTCAGAAACTCCACCTGTACTTGAATCCATGTAATAAGGATGATGGTAAGAACGCTGCACCTCTGCTGATCACTCCTGTCAATCTCATTCTGTGTGAAGACCGTCTGGATTAAAAACATTCACTGATAACACTCAATGAGTTTGGTGTTCATGTCACACAGTGGAAaattctttttatattttgttttggatCACACTGTGTATTGGTACATAGTGTTGATTTTATTTGCATGGTTTTATCCTCATAtttatattgtgtattttagtgttgttgcacaatattcttttaatccactgtggacTAAGCGGACAATTGTAGGCACCTGTGAGGTGGGGGCGTTCCCCGAGGCGGCCTATCAGCCGCCAAACTGACCTGTTAAAGGGGATAGTGAGCGCAGAGACGGAGAGAGCGACGCACGAAAGGtgagcaggagaaaaaaaaacgcGTGTAAGCCAGCATATGTGTCGAAGGACCTGCTGCCTGACTGTGGGGCGCCACGAGTCGTTCGGCGACGGATCGGCCAGCGGAACACGGCGATCCAGTCCCAACGACAGGAACAGCAACAGTGGGTGGCGATGCCCGCAATCCACAGCAGGGCAGGGGTGCCCCTCTGCCTGCATCTGGAGGTGCTACGAGGGAGGCCGTGTTCAGGTGTGGAGTGGGGCGGGACTGTGCGGTGACGCGCTGTCAGGAGGAGACAGGTCTGCGACAGGAGCCCCCTCCTTGGTCTTCTGGCCAGAGTGGTTTCCATCCCGGAAGAGAAATTCCTCTCCTGTTTCAGATAAGGGACATTTGCCCGCGTGTGGCTGGACTGTGGGATTATGGGACTGGGGGGGAATTTTAGCATATGGGAAACATTTGTGTAGCTTTTGTTTTGATAGTATATAGTTATTTCTGCTGGCAGGGTTTTTAGCGTATTGAGAACACTCTTTATTGTATAGGGGggattttaaactgtatttgtgATTCTGGTTGTGTCTGTTTCCATGGAAATAAATGGTGTGTTTAAGGCCAACTTAGTCTCTGAGCGCTGACCCACTCACTCCCCTTCTTCTTGTGTGTGAACGGACTTGGAGGTGAAGATTTATATCCACCAGTTTTAACGGCTACATTCATATCATTGATCTCACAGTTACAGCACATTGTTTAAAAAGGGAAATAATCTGTAAaattctgtaaaaataaaacaaaacaaacaaataatctgACAGAAAAATATCGTACAGTAGTGGAACTTTAACAGTTTGTAATTTTGGTAATTAAAATATGgagaagttttgtttttttatggtacagaaaatatatttgttttctcAAATAAAAAGTATTTACATGTGTAAAGACGACACATTTACCCTCAGTGTGGTTCAACACTGTAATACAGTAATCAGGTTTGTTAGTCTGTTTTTATAGTAAAGAATCTCaaagttttattatatttttaatttattaaaatgttataCTACCTATAAAAAATGTCAacatctgggttttttttaattattttaaatgggaaatgtgtttaaataaaaaaattttgtatattttatagtctgtttaaaactttaatcgatctacttttttaaaaaaacatctgaagaGACAGATGAGAGACGCCATCCACACCTacggtcacgagctgtgggatCGGTCACtgcccacagctcgtgaccgtaggtgagggtaggggcgtagatcGACCTCCAAATCGAgcgcttcgcttttacactcagctctctcttcaccacgatggaccggtgcagcgtccgcatcactgcagcagcagcaccaatcagtctgtcgatctcccgctcccctctcccgtcactcgtgaacaagaccccgagatatttaaactcctccacttggaccaggaactcgtccctgacctggagtgggcactccaccctttccCAGCTGAGGGTATCCTTAAAATGTTTATGGTGCAAACTCAGCTTTTCGAATATCCAAGAAGAAAGCATGTGTACTAAACCAACTACTGAGTGCAAGAAGATCTAAAAACTCACTAACATGACCTCAGCCATTAGCTTTGCTAGCAAGCCCACTCTCCTGTCATCATGAGAGGGAAGACTCAGTTTAATATTTAGCTGGTGACGCGATGTGGCTGCTCAGAGCTTCAGTGTCTGGAGTACAGACAGTGTGATCTAATAGCTAATGGTACAAAGCTTGGGTTTGGTATACTCACCCTGCAGATGCAATGTGTGGTGCTGTTTCTCCACACAATGTTTTGCTTATTGTTGGTTATTTAAAGTCTCCACCTTCTCTGGATTTGGAGtttcctccccctcctcttcctcagcacTAGCTACATGTGCAAGTATTGTGACTGTAACTTTACTGACgtctgcagcacaaacacattatggagaaagagagggaacAAGGATGTGTGCAGGCCATAAATGGTATAAAAGGTGCTTCAAGCTTCAAATAAATTCCACTAAAGATCCCAAACCTGCTTTGGGATGGACACAGATACGTTGTGAATGAGCCGTAAATCAAACGGCTGCTCGACCTCCACAGAGGAAGAAGGAGAGGACGGgagtttttctctttaatatggATTTACTGAGATCATTTACATCAGTGgatacaggaaacacacagcgaCCGTACAGACACACCACAGGCTACAGTGTACCAGTTAAAAAGGAGACGA
This window contains:
- the LOC134629846 gene encoding E3 ubiquitin-protein ligase TRIM21-like is translated as MSAATNLLSDDELLCPICPNMFTDPVTTPCGHNFCKKCITQHWDINFPCQCTVCKKAFPNRPQLRLNPLLSEKVAQRREAQQRAGVPCDVCTGTRLKALKSCLVCLTSYCQTHLEPHLTATSLKRHQLIEPVENLESRMCRKHDKHLELFCKTDQTCVCMLCSVLDHKAHEFVPLREEYEGKKAELEKTEAEIQQMIQKRRLKIQAIKESVKMSKDAADRQKAEGVQVLTALMESVERRLKELIKEIEDKQETTEKQAEGLIKDLEQEISELMERSSEVEQLSHSEDHLHLLQSFSSLKAAPPTKDWTEVRVRPSSYEGTVGRAVETLRKDMKKKLFEAAELKRVQQYAVDVTLDPDTANPDLILSDDGKQVNHGDVRKNLPDNPERFSQCVCVLGEQSFSSGRFYFEVQVKGKTDWDLGVATESINRKGKIRLSPGDGLWTACLRNGSEYAALDAPPVRLCLRSGPEKVGVFVDYEEGLVSFYDVDAAALIYSFTGCSFTQKLHLYLNPCNKDDGKNAAPLLITPVNLILCEDRLD